From Nocardioides sp. HDW12B, the proteins below share one genomic window:
- a CDS encoding response regulator transcription factor: MARILIVEDEPRISSFMSKGLKSEGHSPTVCADGVSGLDYALSGEFDLMVLDIGLPRLDGYGVLEGLRAQGSTIPVIVLTARDSVTDTVQALDGGADDYMAKPFRFAELLARVRLRLRQQQGDGGAAREDSLTVGNLRLDLRERVATQDGRRIELSAREFQLLELFMLNVGIVLSREQLLSHVWGYDYDPGSNVVDVYVGYLRRKVGSAAISTVRGMGYRFNVNPA; encoded by the coding sequence GTGGCGCGCATCCTGATCGTCGAGGACGAGCCCCGCATCTCCTCGTTCATGTCGAAGGGCCTCAAGTCCGAGGGCCACAGCCCCACGGTGTGCGCCGACGGGGTGTCCGGGCTCGACTACGCGCTGTCGGGCGAGTTCGACCTCATGGTGCTCGACATCGGGCTGCCGCGCCTCGACGGCTACGGCGTGCTCGAGGGGCTGCGGGCGCAGGGCTCGACCATCCCGGTCATCGTCCTCACCGCGCGCGACTCCGTCACCGACACCGTGCAGGCGCTCGACGGGGGCGCCGACGACTACATGGCCAAGCCGTTCCGCTTCGCCGAGCTGCTCGCGCGCGTCCGGCTGCGGCTGCGCCAGCAGCAGGGCGACGGCGGCGCGGCCCGCGAGGACTCCCTCACCGTCGGCAACCTGAGGCTGGACCTGCGCGAGCGGGTCGCCACCCAGGACGGCCGGCGCATCGAGCTGTCGGCGCGGGAGTTCCAGCTGCTCGAGCTGTTCATGCTCAACGTCGGCATCGTGCTGTCGCGCGAGCAGCTGCTGTCGCACGTGTGGGGCTACGACTACGACCCCGGCTCCAACGTCGTCGACGTCTACGTCGGCTACCTGCGGCGCAAGGTCGGGTCGGCCGCGATCTCGACCGTGCGGGGCATGGGCTACCGCTTCAACGTCAACCCCGCCTGA
- a CDS encoding HAMP domain-containing sensor histidine kinase: MRRRLTVRTRITGAVALLTALGLASAGVLVYLLGVQQAKEGVRDDVDQEMAELVQLQERGIDPVTKDRFASYQRLVRVFLLRNVPSPSEIMVGAWDGGIRISSASSRSEVRSEPAFVDAVLQRLETGGSTTIESAQHGEVYLEVLPLAAGDDRGAFAVAFFVDDETGALDSTMRTYALAALVALLVVSGVAFWVAGRLLSPVRTLHETAQDITETDLSRRIPVISNDDLGDLTTTFNAMLDRLDGAFRGQRAFLDDAGHELRTPLTILQGHLELVDPADPDDVRRTRDLLLDETERMSRLVEDMILLTKSERPGFVVPATVRADELTDRVADKVRGLADRVWVVDDRADVDVEVDEQRLTQALVQLAQNAVKHTGPADTVALGSAVGAAGTVRFWVRDSGPGVPDAEKAAIFQRFTRGADAVHDEGSGLGLSIVSAIAAAHGGTAHVEDATPSGALFVISLPRQRKDASWRAS; encoded by the coding sequence GTGCGGCGGCGGCTGACGGTCCGCACCCGCATCACCGGTGCCGTGGCGCTGCTGACCGCGTTGGGGCTGGCCTCCGCCGGGGTCCTGGTCTACCTCCTCGGCGTGCAGCAGGCCAAGGAGGGCGTGCGCGACGACGTCGACCAGGAGATGGCCGAGCTGGTGCAGCTGCAGGAGCGCGGCATCGACCCGGTGACCAAGGACCGCTTCGCCTCCTACCAGCGCCTCGTCAGGGTTTTCCTGCTGCGCAACGTGCCGAGCCCGTCGGAGATCATGGTCGGCGCCTGGGACGGCGGCATCAGGATCTCCTCGGCCTCGAGCCGCAGCGAGGTGCGCAGCGAGCCCGCCTTCGTCGACGCCGTCCTGCAGCGCCTCGAGACCGGCGGGTCCACCACCATCGAGTCGGCGCAGCACGGCGAGGTCTACCTCGAGGTGCTGCCGCTCGCGGCCGGCGACGACCGCGGCGCCTTCGCCGTCGCCTTCTTCGTCGACGACGAGACCGGCGCCCTCGACTCCACCATGCGCACCTACGCGCTCGCCGCCCTCGTCGCCCTGCTCGTCGTCTCCGGCGTCGCCTTCTGGGTCGCCGGCCGGCTGCTGTCACCAGTCCGCACCCTGCACGAGACCGCGCAGGACATCACCGAGACCGACCTGTCGCGGCGCATCCCGGTGATCAGCAACGACGACCTCGGCGACCTGACGACGACGTTCAACGCGATGCTCGACCGTCTCGACGGAGCCTTCCGCGGCCAGCGGGCCTTCCTCGACGACGCCGGCCACGAGCTGCGGACGCCCCTGACGATCCTCCAGGGGCACCTCGAGCTGGTGGACCCCGCCGACCCCGACGACGTACGCCGTACCCGCGACCTCCTGCTCGACGAGACCGAGCGGATGTCGCGCCTGGTCGAGGACATGATCCTGCTGACCAAGTCCGAGCGTCCCGGGTTCGTGGTGCCGGCGACGGTGCGGGCCGACGAGCTGACCGACCGTGTCGCCGACAAGGTGCGCGGCCTGGCCGACCGGGTGTGGGTCGTCGACGACCGCGCCGACGTCGACGTCGAGGTCGACGAGCAGCGCCTGACCCAGGCGCTGGTGCAGCTGGCGCAGAACGCCGTCAAGCACACCGGCCCTGCCGACACCGTCGCGCTCGGTTCGGCCGTCGGCGCCGCCGGCACCGTCCGCTTCTGGGTCCGCGACTCCGGTCCCGGCGTCCCCGACGCCGAGAAGGCGGCCATCTTCCAGCGGTTCACCCGCGGCGCGGACGCCGTCCACGACGAGGGAAGCGGTCTCGGTCTCTCGATCGTCTCCGCCATCGCCGCCGCGCACGGCGGCACCGCGCACGTCGAGGACGCCACCCCGTCGGGCGCCCTGTTCGTCATCTCCCTGCCCCGTCAACGGAAGGACGCCTCGTGGCGCGCATCCTGA
- a CDS encoding FtsX-like permease family protein — protein MSRRLLARRVLLAAVSATTLVALTAVCAAALLLTATGRGSVGADLERSPVADRVVDVSGELEVPASSSVASAEAGQRLVAADREVRALLEQVLAPALGPASGPASGTAPAGSTDVTTSESAGAAEGTVTRRVLSSSYALPGGPDDGPGAGEDAPQRLAVVAGYEALTSQADLVAGRWPATALDDEADDGADDGADDGADDGNGGGNGGGNGGGGAGGAREVEVALHASAADALGLAPGDALTLTNTLDDSRLRVRLVGTWRPDDVGAAYWTGDVLGTTGVDRGTSFVTYGPFVTGAGTESVVSDPTVRWRAEPGLGSLTPGQVGDLRGRLAGLLDEDGTATAAAAAALAGEPTEGSAAGEQALTVETDLDETLTGVAAPVAVARSAVGLPLALVALLGVSAVLLVTRLVQADRRTDARLRASRGFSPGQLRAAHTLEALVVVLPAVVLAPVLAWLTVRAVARATSADAVVGSVSLAVASWLVATVAGLVVVLLLARQGTDDTARGRLAATWDRFGLDLVTVPLAVLGTLQLLAYDEGALASGADAALAGSGLDPVLVLVVPVVVLAAALLIGRLVRGVLLLGAGAAARARGTVAALAAWQVARRADEHRALLVGSLLAAAVVTLALVQTATYAESQEAQARLAVGSDLQVTGLSDTDEADRVVELVEARGGSALVVLRDRTALGDLPVEALVLDAADPAAARVLDGAPGGTLGPPALGALKALGTPDADDAAEGSGPVPAVASSTIAAQVGDEARARLRIAGVDVALDVVARTDAVPGTGPEADALGAGAGTGRAATGVGLVLDVTTLGRVVGPGLTEGTESEVWASLPREAVGPLEADLADLGGAGDDVATGAVPLTVADRWSATADRQDGPVGAGVRAALVLAVLTGAVLGTVGFVAATAVGLRRRRTEAAALRATGLSRRQVAGALALERLGLLAVALALGAAVGTVVAGVLGPRLVLTESAAVPVPAPAAAIGTGTALQVALAMAVMAVLGAAVVVAAARRVAARPMGDELRAGEDT, from the coding sequence GTGAGCAGACGCCTCCTCGCACGTCGGGTGCTCCTGGCCGCGGTGTCCGCGACGACCCTCGTCGCCCTGACAGCCGTCTGCGCCGCGGCGCTCCTGCTGACGGCCACCGGCCGCGGGAGCGTCGGGGCCGACCTGGAGCGGTCGCCCGTGGCGGACCGCGTGGTCGACGTCTCCGGCGAGCTCGAGGTCCCGGCCAGCTCCTCCGTCGCGTCCGCCGAGGCCGGCCAGCGCCTGGTCGCGGCCGACCGCGAGGTGCGCGCGCTGCTGGAGCAGGTGCTGGCCCCGGCGCTGGGCCCGGCGTCAGGCCCGGCGTCGGGCACCGCGCCCGCCGGGAGCACGGACGTCACCACGTCCGAGTCGGCCGGCGCTGCCGAGGGGACCGTCACCCGCCGGGTCCTGAGCAGCTCCTACGCGCTGCCGGGTGGTCCTGACGACGGTCCGGGTGCGGGCGAGGACGCCCCGCAGCGGTTGGCGGTCGTCGCGGGCTACGAGGCACTGACCAGCCAGGCCGACCTCGTCGCGGGCCGGTGGCCCGCGACGGCCCTCGACGACGAGGCCGACGACGGGGCCGACGACGGGGCCGACGACGGGGCCGACGACGGGAACGGTGGCGGGAACGGTGGCGGGAACGGTGGCGGGGGCGCCGGTGGGGCACGGGAGGTCGAGGTGGCGCTCCACGCGAGTGCCGCCGACGCGCTGGGCCTGGCACCGGGCGACGCGCTCACGCTGACCAACACCCTGGACGACTCGCGGCTCCGGGTGCGCCTGGTGGGGACGTGGCGCCCCGACGACGTGGGGGCGGCGTACTGGACCGGCGACGTGCTCGGCACCACCGGCGTGGACCGGGGGACCAGCTTCGTGACCTACGGGCCCTTCGTGACCGGGGCCGGGACCGAGAGCGTGGTGTCCGACCCGACGGTGCGGTGGCGGGCCGAGCCGGGCCTGGGGTCACTGACGCCCGGTCAGGTCGGCGACCTGCGCGGCAGGCTGGCAGGCCTGCTCGACGAGGACGGCACCGCGACGGCCGCGGCGGCAGCAGCCCTTGCCGGCGAGCCGACGGAGGGCTCCGCCGCGGGGGAGCAGGCGCTCACGGTGGAGACCGACCTCGACGAGACCCTGACCGGCGTGGCCGCCCCGGTGGCGGTGGCCCGCTCGGCGGTGGGTCTCCCGCTGGCGCTGGTCGCGCTGCTCGGCGTCAGCGCCGTGCTGCTGGTGACGCGCCTGGTCCAGGCGGACCGGCGCACCGACGCCCGGTTGCGCGCCTCCCGCGGATTCTCGCCGGGCCAGCTCCGCGCCGCACACACGCTCGAGGCCCTCGTCGTGGTCCTCCCCGCCGTGGTCCTGGCGCCCGTCCTCGCCTGGCTCACGGTCCGAGCCGTCGCGCGCGCCACGTCGGCCGACGCGGTCGTCGGCTCGGTGAGCCTGGCCGTCGCGAGCTGGCTGGTGGCCACGGTCGCCGGCCTGGTCGTCGTGCTGCTGCTGGCGCGCCAGGGGACGGACGACACCGCCCGCGGACGCCTCGCCGCGACCTGGGACCGCTTCGGGCTCGACCTGGTGACGGTCCCGCTCGCCGTGCTGGGCACGCTGCAGCTCCTGGCGTACGACGAGGGGGCGCTCGCCTCGGGCGCCGACGCCGCCCTCGCCGGCTCCGGCCTCGACCCGGTCCTGGTGCTCGTCGTCCCGGTGGTCGTGCTGGCCGCGGCGCTGCTGATCGGTCGTCTGGTGCGCGGCGTGCTGCTGCTCGGTGCCGGTGCCGCCGCCCGGGCGCGCGGCACGGTGGCCGCGCTGGCCGCCTGGCAGGTGGCGCGTCGTGCCGACGAGCACCGGGCGCTGCTGGTCGGCTCGCTGCTCGCCGCCGCGGTCGTCACCCTCGCGCTCGTGCAGACGGCGACGTACGCCGAGTCCCAGGAGGCCCAGGCCCGGCTGGCCGTCGGCAGCGACCTCCAGGTCACCGGCCTGTCGGACACGGACGAGGCCGACCGGGTCGTCGAGCTCGTCGAGGCACGCGGCGGCTCCGCCCTCGTCGTGCTGCGGGACCGCACGGCCCTGGGCGACCTCCCCGTGGAGGCGCTCGTGCTGGACGCCGCGGACCCGGCGGCGGCGCGGGTGCTCGACGGGGCGCCGGGCGGCACGCTCGGCCCGCCGGCGCTCGGGGCGCTCAAGGCGCTGGGGACGCCGGACGCCGACGACGCGGCGGAAGGCTCCGGGCCGGTTCCGGCGGTCGCGTCCTCGACCATCGCCGCGCAGGTGGGCGACGAGGCCCGCGCGCGCCTGCGCATCGCCGGCGTCGACGTGGCCCTGGACGTCGTGGCGCGCACCGACGCCGTGCCCGGCACCGGGCCGGAGGCCGACGCCCTGGGCGCCGGGGCGGGGACCGGTCGCGCCGCCACCGGCGTCGGGCTGGTGCTCGACGTGACCACGCTGGGCCGGGTGGTCGGACCGGGCCTGACGGAGGGCACCGAGTCCGAGGTGTGGGCGAGCCTGCCGCGTGAGGCCGTGGGCCCGCTGGAGGCGGACCTCGCCGACCTCGGTGGCGCGGGGGACGACGTGGCCACGGGCGCCGTGCCCCTCACCGTCGCGGACCGCTGGTCGGCCACGGCGGACCGGCAGGACGGCCCCGTCGGCGCCGGCGTCCGGGCGGCCCTCGTGCTCGCCGTGCTGACGGGGGCGGTGCTCGGCACCGTCGGGTTCGTGGCCGCGACCGCCGTCGGGCTGCGGCGACGCCGCACCGAGGCAGCCGCGCTGCGGGCGACCGGGCTGTCCCGGCGCCAGGTCGCGGGCGCCCTGGCCCTGGAGCGGCTCGGCCTGCTCGCCGTCGCCCTCGCCCTCGGGGCGGCCGTGGGCACGGTGGTGGCGGGGGTGCTCGGCCCGCGACTCGTGCTGACCGAGTCCGCCGCGGTCCCGGTGCCCGCCCCGGCCGCGGCGATCGGCACGGGCACGGCTCTGCAGGTGGCGCTCGCGATGGCGGTGATGGCGGTGCTGGGCGCCGCGGTGGTGGTCGCGGCCGCCCGACGGGTCGCGGCGCGGCCGATGGGTGACGAGCTGCGAGCGGGGGAGGACACGTGA
- a CDS encoding serine/threonine-protein kinase produces the protein MGTPTDSWGWHQGDQITPELTALRLLGGGSAYEAYLAFDEVTYAPVVVKLVRPAQVLREGTLRGLRREVETLEAVRHPAVVRMLRAELGGERPHVVLENLDGPRLSTLIRRYGALEPAQYLPLGIEVGAAAHYFRRQGIVHLDIKPSNIIMGAPARLIDLSVARTLEDAAALTYGIGTDSYMAPEQCDPPRSGVPGAAADVWGLGVTLFEAIAGYRAFDDGDQSSDDMGVRYPQLVDEPYLLPDRTPPQVVEIVMACLAADPDKRPTPADVCDTLGPVLESLPRGRLGGFKEALAR, from the coding sequence ATGGGCACACCGACCGACAGCTGGGGCTGGCACCAAGGTGACCAGATCACCCCCGAGCTGACCGCTCTGCGCCTGCTGGGAGGGGGATCGGCCTACGAGGCCTACCTCGCCTTCGACGAGGTCACCTACGCCCCCGTCGTGGTCAAGCTCGTGCGGCCCGCGCAGGTCCTCCGTGAGGGGACGCTGCGCGGGCTGCGCCGGGAGGTCGAGACGCTCGAGGCCGTCCGTCACCCCGCCGTCGTGCGCATGCTGCGCGCCGAGCTCGGGGGCGAGCGGCCCCACGTCGTGCTGGAGAACCTCGACGGGCCGCGCCTGTCGACCCTCATCCGGCGCTACGGCGCGCTGGAGCCGGCGCAGTACCTCCCCCTCGGCATCGAGGTCGGCGCTGCGGCCCACTACTTCCGGCGCCAGGGCATCGTCCACCTCGACATCAAGCCCAGCAACATCATCATGGGCGCCCCGGCCCGACTCATCGACCTCAGCGTCGCGCGCACCCTCGAGGACGCCGCCGCCCTCACCTACGGCATCGGCACCGACTCCTACATGGCGCCCGAGCAGTGCGACCCGCCCCGCTCCGGCGTACCGGGCGCCGCGGCGGACGTCTGGGGCCTGGGCGTCACCCTCTTCGAGGCGATCGCCGGCTACCGCGCCTTCGACGACGGCGACCAGAGCAGCGACGACATGGGCGTCCGATACCCCCAGCTCGTCGACGAGCCCTACCTGCTGCCCGACCGCACGCCCCCGCAGGTCGTCGAGATCGTGATGGCCTGCCTCGCGGCCGACCCCGACAAGCGCCCGACGCCTGCCGACGTGTGCGACACCCTCGGCCCCGTGCTCGAGTCGCTCCCGCGCGGTCGCCTCGGCGGCTTCAAGGAGGCGCTGGCCCGCTGA